One window of the Syntrophomonadaceae bacterium genome contains the following:
- a CDS encoding phosphate butyryltransferase, giving the protein MIRSLTELLDAAKQGPRRTIAVAAAADTEVLAAIRDACSEGISDAILVGDEAKIRAIAAEHAYDLSRMEIINTPDNIAAARTAVHLVREARAQMLMKGLISTADILRAVLDKENGLRNGRVLSHVAAIEVPAYHKLLFMSDAGQNIAPDVKQKAEIAQNAVEVAIALGVKTPKVATICAVEVVNPKMQATLDATELKTMAERGELKNCIVSGPIALDAAINAEAAIHKGIKSDVAGDADVLLMPYIETANVFYKTLVCLTNAKVAGIIAGAAAPIVLTSRSDSPETKLLSIAYAAVVAGRC; this is encoded by the coding sequence ATGATTAGAAGTTTAACGGAATTATTAGATGCTGCGAAACAAGGCCCGCGGCGCACCATTGCGGTTGCGGCCGCAGCAGATACTGAAGTGCTGGCTGCTATACGTGATGCCTGCAGCGAAGGTATTTCTGATGCCATACTTGTAGGCGATGAGGCAAAAATTCGCGCAATCGCCGCGGAGCATGCCTATGACCTGAGCAGGATGGAAATTATCAACACGCCAGACAACATAGCAGCCGCGAGGACAGCAGTACACCTCGTCAGAGAGGCCCGCGCTCAAATGCTGATGAAGGGCTTGATCAGCACTGCTGACATTCTCCGGGCAGTGCTAGATAAGGAAAACGGTCTCCGTAACGGCAGGGTGTTAAGCCACGTTGCCGCAATTGAGGTTCCGGCCTATCATAAGCTCTTATTCATGAGCGATGCGGGCCAAAACATCGCCCCAGATGTCAAGCAAAAGGCAGAGATTGCCCAAAACGCTGTAGAGGTGGCCATCGCCTTAGGTGTCAAGACGCCGAAGGTTGCGACTATTTGCGCAGTTGAAGTGGTAAATCCCAAAATGCAGGCTACTTTGGATGCAACCGAACTCAAAACGATGGCAGAGCGTGGGGAACTCAAGAACTGCATAGTCAGCGGACCGATCGCCTTAGACGCGGCTATTAATGCCGAAGCAGCCATCCATAAGGGTATCAAATCGGATGTAGCCGGTGATGCCGATGTATTGCTGATGCCCTACATCGAAACCGCCAATGTCTTTTACAAGACTCTTGTTTGCCTTACTAACGCTAAGGTTGCCGGGATTATTGCCGGGGCAGCCGCCCCGATTGTGCTTACCTCGCGTTCTGATTCTCCTGAGACTAAGCTGCTCTCCATTGCTTATGCCGCTGTTGTTGCTGGGAGGTGCTAG
- a CDS encoding DUF441 domain-containing protein yields the protein MMILIVLLLGILGKSNVIAAAAAIMLILQFLRLQELFPVLEERGLELGLVFLVMAVLVPFAAGRIPPSEIFRSFFTVPGMIALISGAVATTMNHQGLELLQRVPSLMIGLVLGSIIGVVFFGGIPVGPLMAGGIAAVLLALYQLIR from the coding sequence ATGATGATTCTCATTGTATTGCTTCTGGGAATCTTGGGGAAATCAAATGTAATTGCCGCTGCGGCTGCCATTATGTTAATACTGCAGTTTCTCCGCCTGCAGGAATTGTTTCCTGTGTTGGAAGAAAGGGGTCTGGAATTAGGATTGGTGTTTTTGGTCATGGCCGTCCTGGTGCCCTTTGCAGCCGGACGCATACCTCCCAGTGAAATATTCCGATCCTTTTTTACGGTTCCGGGGATGATTGCCCTTATCAGCGGGGCAGTGGCAACTACTATGAACCATCAAGGATTGGAACTGCTTCAGCGGGTGCCCTCGCTGATGATTGGCCTGGTATTAGGTTCCATCATTGGGGTGGTGTTTTTTGGCGGTATCCCCGTGGGTCCGCTGATGGCCGGCGGGATTGCGGCCGTCCTGCTGGCTCTATACCAGTTGATCAGGTGA
- a CDS encoding CvpA family protein, with the protein MNFLDWLIVIILAVSAWKGYRKGAVSILSGILGLFLGLAAALTYSRPLAYWAEEQYQVTTALAGWISEKLPQPKPAAGGQLSSPVPEWLLPGSWQDKLAGVDPALWGQILAEGMAGFLVKVLAFLVVVLLALAIFKLGGRLITSIVTGTLLGSLNRAAGLVAGLAINILLLAIFWGIIGPFLLTQQESSLKWMQELSLATKESRLIPQLAKAYTSISSHLAGLW; encoded by the coding sequence ATGAACTTTTTAGACTGGTTAATTGTAATAATCTTAGCTGTAAGCGCGTGGAAGGGCTACCGCAAAGGGGCTGTCTCCATCCTGTCTGGCATCCTTGGGTTATTCCTCGGCCTGGCAGCAGCACTGACTTACAGCCGGCCACTGGCTTACTGGGCGGAGGAGCAGTATCAGGTCACTACTGCCCTGGCCGGTTGGATTAGCGAAAAGCTGCCGCAGCCCAAACCGGCGGCAGGCGGGCAGCTTTCGTCTCCTGTCCCCGAGTGGCTCTTGCCTGGCAGTTGGCAGGACAAGCTTGCAGGTGTGGATCCGGCCCTCTGGGGGCAAATCCTGGCGGAAGGGATGGCAGGCTTTTTGGTCAAGGTGCTGGCCTTTCTTGTGGTTGTGCTCTTAGCGCTGGCCATTTTTAAGCTGGGTGGGCGATTAATCACCTCCATTGTGACCGGTACTCTCTTGGGCAGTCTTAACAGGGCCGCCGGCCTGGTGGCAGGGCTGGCGATAAACATCTTGCTGTTAGCAATTTTTTGGGGCATTATCGGCCCATTTCTTTTGACACAACAGGAAAGCAGCCTGAAGTGGATGCAAGAATTAAGCCTGGCAACTAAAGAATCAAGGCTGATCCCCCAATTGGCCAAAGCCTATACCTCCATCAGTTCTCATTTGGCCGGCCTGTGGTAG
- a CDS encoding epoxyqueuosine reductase — protein MAEELGQGEWLKSQLVGLAKRRGADLFGVADLTPAKPYIEETFGEELLHFPRAVVMALFYPVGIVNQLAEGPTHTYLYYYKVLNTRLDDMALETAVLLEHQGYDAFPIPASQRVTEDKLAGIFSHRLAASLAGLGWIGRSCALISPQVGPRLRLVTVLTDAPLPPDRPMEVRCGTCQACVEACPAKAIHGALFKGEDPLDARLNAGKCDEYLSKVRVAFGKRVCGRCLAVCPWGKKRRHGAEQAFDGQEIGGSSAFNQ, from the coding sequence ATGGCTGAAGAGCTTGGCCAGGGTGAATGGCTTAAGTCTCAATTGGTGGGGCTGGCAAAACGGCGGGGGGCCGACCTTTTTGGAGTAGCAGATCTGACGCCGGCAAAGCCGTATATAGAGGAAACCTTTGGCGAGGAATTGCTTCACTTCCCCCGGGCAGTGGTGATGGCCTTGTTTTACCCGGTGGGCATTGTTAATCAGCTTGCCGAAGGTCCTACCCACACCTATTTATACTACTACAAGGTCTTGAACACCAGGCTGGATGACATGGCCCTGGAAACAGCAGTTTTGCTTGAACACCAGGGATATGATGCCTTCCCGATCCCGGCCTCCCAGCGAGTAACGGAGGACAAGCTGGCTGGCATCTTCTCCCATCGCCTGGCAGCCAGTCTGGCCGGCCTCGGCTGGATTGGCCGCAGCTGCGCCCTCATCAGTCCTCAGGTCGGGCCTCGCCTCCGGCTGGTGACTGTTTTGACCGATGCGCCACTGCCTCCGGATCGGCCCATGGAAGTCCGCTGCGGTACCTGTCAGGCCTGTGTGGAAGCCTGCCCGGCCAAAGCCATTCATGGTGCTCTTTTTAAGGGAGAGGATCCGTTGGATGCACGCCTGAATGCCGGGAAGTGCGATGAATACTTGAGCAAGGTGCGAGTAGCTTTCGGCAAAAGGGTATGCGGCCGTTGCCTGGCCGTTTGCCCGTGGGGGAAAAAACGGCGCCATGGTGCAGAACAAGCCTTCGACGGACAAGAAATAGGTGGGAGCAGTGCTTTTAATCAATAG
- the selD gene encoding selenide, water dikinase SelD, protein MHNKIRLTQTCTAAGUAAKVGPGTLSDLLATLPSFSHPDLLVSSATFDDAGVFRLTPEIALVQTVDFFTPMVDDPYLFGQIAAANALSDVYAMGGKPLTAMNIAAFPVGSLDLGILRDILAGGADKILEAGALLVGGHTVEDKEPKYGLAVTGTVHPDRVVKNGGARPGDRLILTKPLGVGIITTALKGELIREDQAFSAYQSMAALNDKAAEIMQEVGVNAATDITGFGFLGHLSEMCAASKAGVEVFVKEVPLLEGVAHLAAIGAVPGGAKRNARHLEPRLKWALPVDEVMRDILCDPQTSGGLLLAVGPDRQQELARRLNEAGVSWWLVGHVTDDEPGAIKLL, encoded by the coding sequence GTGCATAATAAAATTCGCTTGACGCAAACCTGTACGGCTGCGGGCTGAGCAGCGAAAGTGGGTCCGGGGACCCTGTCCGATCTTCTGGCTACCCTGCCGTCATTCTCTCACCCTGACCTCTTGGTCAGCAGCGCCACTTTTGATGACGCGGGAGTGTTCCGACTTACCCCCGAGATTGCCCTGGTGCAAACTGTCGATTTCTTTACGCCCATGGTGGATGATCCCTACTTGTTTGGCCAAATTGCCGCGGCAAACGCCTTGAGCGATGTTTATGCCATGGGCGGAAAACCCTTAACAGCGATGAATATTGCCGCATTTCCCGTCGGTTCCCTGGATCTGGGCATCCTGCGGGATATTCTGGCCGGCGGAGCAGATAAAATTCTGGAGGCAGGTGCTCTTCTGGTTGGAGGTCATACGGTGGAAGACAAGGAGCCCAAGTACGGCTTGGCGGTGACTGGAACGGTGCATCCGGACCGGGTGGTCAAAAACGGCGGGGCCAGGCCGGGAGACCGATTAATCCTGACCAAACCTTTGGGAGTGGGCATTATTACGACAGCCCTAAAAGGTGAACTGATCAGGGAAGACCAAGCTTTTTCAGCCTACCAAAGCATGGCGGCCCTGAATGACAAGGCGGCGGAGATCATGCAAGAGGTGGGGGTGAATGCCGCAACCGATATCACCGGCTTCGGCTTTTTGGGCCACCTTTCCGAGATGTGCGCTGCTTCTAAAGCAGGAGTCGAAGTATTTGTAAAAGAGGTTCCTCTGCTGGAAGGTGTGGCTCACTTGGCCGCAATCGGGGCGGTACCCGGTGGGGCCAAGCGAAATGCCAGGCACCTGGAGCCAAGGCTTAAATGGGCGCTGCCGGTGGATGAGGTGATGCGCGATATCCTGTGCGATCCCCAGACTTCCGGCGGGCTTTTGCTGGCAGTAGGGCCAGACAGGCAGCAAGAATTGGCCCGGCGGCTGAATGAAGCCGGTGTAAGTTGGTGGCTGGTGGGGCATGTGACCGACGATGAGCCCGGAGCGATTAAGCTCCTTTAA
- a CDS encoding mechanosensitive ion channel family protein encodes MEWLNNLVLDPRAFHGRQPWEVWGITILHVLLIFLAARLLVWAGKLGIVRLFNSLAGKGLFLEVRHLGLIKIIVQTLFAYGVYFLALILTVHYFGGRIISPEDLKGFGGAVLKISLILLGAGFLARFGKGSIENLFIEEKGKAGWQENRRLQTLKTLLRSVFIYGTYFLAGLMVLETIGVKTSSLIAGAGLVGLAVGFGAQSLVRDVITGFFITFEDNFTIGDLITTAGVTGTVEDMGLRTTRLREWTGQLHIIPNGEITIVTNFSRGGMFAVVTVNISYEVDVEQAMEVLREACKEAKRELPAIVEDPLVQGVIEMGDAGLTVRIAARTLAGEQWAVERELRKRLKKALDAAGLGVAYPRHVVMHQGGMAVKEAPSPLKGAKEDREDA; translated from the coding sequence TTGGAGTGGTTAAATAACCTTGTCCTTGATCCAAGGGCCTTTCATGGCCGGCAGCCATGGGAGGTATGGGGAATAACAATATTGCATGTCTTGCTGATTTTTTTGGCCGCCAGGCTGCTGGTTTGGGCCGGAAAGCTCGGTATCGTCCGCCTGTTCAACAGCCTGGCCGGCAAGGGGTTGTTTTTGGAGGTCAGGCACTTGGGCCTGATTAAAATTATTGTGCAAACCCTGTTCGCTTATGGCGTTTACTTCTTGGCCTTGATCCTTACTGTTCATTACTTTGGGGGCAGAATAATTAGCCCTGAAGACCTGAAAGGGTTTGGCGGCGCTGTTTTAAAAATATCCCTGATTCTATTGGGAGCGGGATTTTTGGCGAGGTTTGGAAAAGGTTCGATTGAAAATCTGTTTATTGAGGAAAAAGGCAAGGCTGGCTGGCAGGAAAACCGCCGCTTGCAGACTTTAAAGACACTCTTGCGCTCTGTCTTTATCTATGGGACTTATTTTTTAGCGGGATTAATGGTGCTGGAAACAATCGGAGTAAAAACCAGTTCGTTAATTGCCGGCGCCGGATTGGTTGGTTTGGCTGTCGGTTTTGGGGCGCAGAGCCTGGTGCGGGATGTGATCACCGGTTTCTTCATCACCTTTGAAGACAACTTTACTATTGGCGACTTAATCACCACTGCTGGGGTGACGGGTACTGTGGAAGATATGGGTCTTAGAACCACCCGCCTCCGGGAGTGGACAGGACAACTGCACATAATCCCAAACGGAGAAATAACAATAGTCACCAATTTTAGCAGGGGCGGCATGTTTGCGGTAGTTACAGTCAACATTTCCTATGAAGTCGACGTTGAGCAAGCGATGGAAGTTTTGCGGGAGGCCTGTAAGGAGGCGAAGCGGGAACTGCCTGCAATTGTGGAGGATCCGTTGGTGCAGGGCGTTATCGAAATGGGAGACGCCGGCCTGACGGTTAGGATTGCCGCCCGCACCCTGGCCGGTGAACAGTGGGCAGTGGAAAGGGAACTGCGCAAAAGGCTTAAAAAGGCCTTGGATGCTGCGGGATTGGGTGTTGCCTATCCCAGGCACGTGGTGATGCACCAGGGAGGCATGGCCGTGAAGGAAGCCCCTTCTCCTCTCAAGGGGGCAAAGGAGGACCGGGAGGATGCTTAA
- a CDS encoding DUF951 domain-containing protein: protein MLKFSVGDIVRLRKSHPCGGDQWEILRVGMDFRIKCCKCGHQVMTPRVKFEKSLKAVVRSALNEGK from the coding sequence ATGCTTAAATTCAGTGTTGGGGATATTGTCCGTCTGCGCAAGTCTCACCCTTGCGGGGGAGATCAGTGGGAGATCTTGCGTGTGGGTATGGATTTCCGCATCAAGTGCTGCAAATGTGGTCATCAGGTGATGACACCCAGAGTGAAATTTGAGAAAAGCCTTAAGGCAGTTGTGCGGAGTGCTTTAAACGAAGGAAAATAG